From the Girardinichthys multiradiatus isolate DD_20200921_A chromosome 22, DD_fGirMul_XY1, whole genome shotgun sequence genome, one window contains:
- the dlg5a gene encoding disks large homolog 5a isoform X5, which translates to MPSDSESSSSLSSVGSPVNGEASSPPPAVNDNRRAGDNLDTVVLQLRQMTRERDELRKRLALASPGTTFDDCRPNPKASHDYERLKTQCMRAMADLQSLQNQHTKTLKRCEEAVKEADFYHMLHSRVLGDQTQLKEEMETVRRENTQLVREHNHLKQNCEELKRLHDQDQKELADLRLQQQQVMREKGSSEVLNKLYDTAMDKLEGVKKDYDALSKRYGEKVANHNTDLSRLEQAEEENRRLQKQMDALLKQRDSAMHYQQQFSTSMRRFDSVQQELNKSSAQNKELQREMERLQSEVTRYKNLQLKAAKDCEKYKEERDSVFNEYRLIMSERDQVIKELDKLQTELEAAEARLKNTSSERVVASEELEALRQELNSSLVDRDRAICERNELLEKYCDEVKDKAEAQKELSQACKDIEMVREERDVARKERTEAIIQRDQLLREYYQARQKQDSATLDIERANKEIEMLRKQYEAMSQELKEATQEAEVAKCRRDWAFQERDKIVAERESIRTLCDNLRRERDRAVSDLADALRNLDDMRKQKNDALRELKELKEKMESQLEKEARFCQLMAHSSHDSAIDTDSLEWETEVVEFEKDRDDMDLKALGFDIAEGVNDPYLPGDCGIFVTRVDKGSVADGRLRVNDWLLKINDIDLTNKDRKQVVKAVLNGGGLINMVVRRRKSLGGRLVTPVHINFMGHKDSGIGLESGVFVTAIAQGSPAAREGSLTVGDRLIAINGIALDNKSVTECEALLRSCRDSLSLSLMKFFPHSTSGQNIFESLRDSSEKSNGRILLSEIHSRNSRNLKHNSSTQTEIFCPDVGGASSSSISGERRKARGESDEIYGDVSKPFSTVSLHATSLRPLADLGTGRYGPSAFQECCSYTKAPSSLPFEPISHSECISMETALEKKHSGGTWPKMMVGGISVVPDNGSPITAATQLSIYKSPKQRKSVFDPDTFKRPETPSSKLEYLAANQITAAASHSPQSSKTESLSSSSTSTPTPPTPPTRSDSFKFKHKHQSSSASDCTITSDGKGEASISIATGESIERSERERDRNGNHYFLEGKVLTSRKSCDEDIGRTRGEEPEVKRPRPKSAPALRRRTPKTFTHPSFQSYSNDEHSPESRDMLHSSPGPSNRHSVGLVPAVYNGSLPPNSAHRGLSPCPAVTAVMRNPVYTVRSHRVHASNCPSVASQICHQHTHTSPQHQGRLSLDLSQQKRSSDYSETSSARSSRASHGTNSLPSSARLGSSSNVQYRTERIKIPSTPRYPRSMLGSDRGSLSHSECSSPSLITPPQSPLNLETSSFASSQSQGSISTLPRISVSPVPIGERRKDRSLYRNRSFLRIPLAARPRFSSLRSLRPYLEEPRNVIVHKGAEPLGISIVSGENGGIFVSKVTGGSIAHQAGLEYGDQLLEYNGINLRNATEQQARLIIGQQCDTITIMAQYNPHMYQLGNHSRSSSRLDPASTQSTPQGSGTATPDSHSAIDTLSEQDEGTLTPSSKQTTPTTSPNSFVRVPFESNRKVGEPRLVTVHRPGVEVGVTLCGGNLRGVYIESLDEDSPARGPNGLLPGDLILEYNLVNMKNKTAEEVYVEMLKPAETVTLKVQHRPDDFNTIKDSPGDGFYIRALYDRVGEAEGDLSFKKDDILYVDESLPKGSFGTWMAWQLDENAQQIQRGQIPSKYMMDQEFYRRHSVTEMKEDSSKTLSAAARRSFFRRKQKHKRSSSKDSKEMVALDTISTDSIPFLDDCVSLAYQRVQKVDCTSLRPVLVLGPLSDPVKEMLVKESPGKFCRCLLEVMKASQQAIERGVKDCLFIDYKRRSGHFDVTTVASIKEITDKGCHCLLDIAPHAIERLHSVHIYPIVVFIRYKNAKQIKEQKDPIFLRDKISQKHSKEQFESAQKIEQEYSKFFTGIVQGGNLPYICTQITTIVDQEQSKVLWTPLGSP; encoded by the exons GTAATGAGGGAGAAAGGCTCATCAGAGGTGTTGAATAAGCTGTACGACACCGCAATGGACAAACTGGAGGGTGTAAAGAAGGACTATGACGCCCTTAGCAAGCGCTACGGCGAGAAGGTGGCAAACCACAACACCGACCTGAGTCGCCTGGAGCAGGCAGAGGAAGAGAACCGCAGGCTGCAGAAGCAGATGGATGCATTGTTAAAACAGAGAGACTCAGCCATGCACTACCAGCAGCAGTTCTCCACATCAATGAGGAG GTTTGATTCAGTGCAGCAGGAGCTGAACAAGTCCTCTGCTCAGAACAAGGAGCTTCAGAGGGAGATGGAGCGACTGCAGTCGGAGGTAACACGCTACAAAAACCTGCAGCTGAAGGCAGCCAAGGACTGCGAGAAGTACAAGGAAGAGAGGGATTCTGTCTTCAATGAGTACCGTCTTATCATGAGTGAGAGGGACCAAGTGATCAAGGAGCTGGATAAGCTGCAGACTGAACTGGAGGCAGCTGAAGCGCGACTGAAGAACACTTCATCAGAGCGGGTAGTGGCAAGTGAAGAGCTGGAAGCACTTAGACAG GAGCTAAACTCTTCACTGGTGGACAGGGACAGGGCCATCTGTGAGAGGAACGAGCTGCTGGAGAAGTACTGCGACGAAGTGAAGGACAAAGCAGAGGCccagaaagagctgagccaggCCTGTAAGGACATCGAGATGGTCCGGGAGGAGAGAGACGTGGCTCGCAAGGAGCGGACAGAGGCCATCATTCAAAGGGATCAGCTGCTCCGAGAATACTATCAGGCCAGACAA AAACAAGATTCCGCTACCCTGGACATAGAACGAGCCAATAAGGAGATCGAAATGCTGAGGAAACAGTATGAAGCCATGTCCCAGGAACTGAAGGAGGCCACGCAGGAGGCTGAGGTGGCCAAATGTCGAAGGGACTGGGCCTTCCAAGAGAGGGACAAAATAGTGGCAGAAAGGGAGAGCATaag AACTCTGTGTGATAACCTGCGGCGAGAAAGGGACCGCGCCGTCAGTGATCTGGCCGACGCCCTGCGTAACTTGGACGACATGAGGAAGCAGAAAAACGATGCATTGCGAGAACTCAAAGAACTAAA GGAAAAGATGGAAAGCCAGCTGGAGAAGGAGGCCCGGTTCTGTCAGCTAATGGCACATAGCTCTCACGACTCCGCCATTGACACAGACTCCCTGGAATGGGAGACGGAGGTGGTGGAGTTTGAGAAAGACAGG GATGACATGGATTTGAAGGCTCTTGGGTTTGACATTGCCGAGGGGGTAAATGATCCCTATTTACCTGGAGACTGTGGAATATTTGTTACAAGAGTGGATAAAGGAAGTGTTGCAGATGGAAGGTTAAG AGTGAATGACTGGTTGTTGAAGATTAATGACATCGACTTGACCAATAAGGACAGAAAACAGGTCGTGAAGGCGGTCCTTAATGGGGGCGGATTGATAAACATGGTGGTACGAAGAAGGAAGTCTCTGGGAGGAAGGCTGGTCACTCCTGTTCACATCAACTTTATGGGACATAAAG ACAGTGGTATTGGTCTGGAAAGTGGGGTGTTTGTCACTGCCATTGCCCAGGGAAGTCCTGCAGCCAGGGAGGGCTCGCTCACAGTTGGAGACAGACTTATTGCT ATTAATGGAATTGCTCTTGATAACAAATCTGTGACAGAGTGTGAGGCTCTGTTGCGGAGCTGCAGGGACTCGCTGAGTCTCTCGCTTATGAAG TTTTTCCCTCATAGCACATCTGGCCAGAACATCTTTGAGAGCCTACGTGATTCATCAGAGAAGTCCAATGGGCGCATTCTGTTGTCTGAGATACACTCCAGAAACAGCCGCAACCTGAAACACAACAGCTCGACACAGACAGAAATCTTCTGTCCTGATGTCGGAGGCGCTAGCTCAAGTAGTATCTCTGGGGAGAGGAGGAAGGCCAGAGGGGAGTCTGATGAGATCTATGGGGATGTGAGCAAACCGTTCTCCACCGTTTCCCTGCATGCTACTAGTCTGCGACCGTTGGCGGACCTGGGAACGGGCCGCTATGGACCCAGTGCATTTCAGGAGTGCTGTTCATATACAAAGGCGCCTTCCTCTTTGCCGTTTGAGCCCATTTCTCACTCTGAATGCATCAGTATGGAGACTGCCCTGGAGAAGAAGCACAGTGGTGGCACATGGCCCAAGATGATGGTTGGAGGTATCTCGGTCGTTCCAGACAATGGCAGTCCAATCACAGCAGCCACCCAACTCTCCATCTATAAATCACCCAAGCAGAGGAAGTCCGTCTTTGACCCAGACACTTTCAAGCGCCCTGAAACTCCCTCCTCCAAGCTCGAGTACTTGGCAGCCAATCAGATTACAGCTGCAGCTTCGCACTCCCCACAGTCTTCAAAGACAGAGTCTCTCTCTTCCTCTTCTACCTCTACCCCAACTCCTCCTACCCCTCCCACCCGCAGTGACTCTTTTAAattcaaacacaaacatcaaaGCAGCTCTGCCTCAGACTGCACGATCACCTCCGATGGCAAAGGGGAGGCTTCCATCTCCATCGCAACAGGAGAGAGCATAGAAAGAAGTGAGCGAGAAAGAGACAGGAACGGAAACCACTACTTCCTGGAAGGAAAGGTCCTGACTTCAAGAAAGTCATGTGACGAGGACATTGGTCGTACCAGAGGGGAGGAGCCAGAAGTGAAGAGGCCTCGTCCTAAATCTGCTCCTGCTCTTCGACGTCGGACCCCAAAGACATTCACTCATCCCAGCTTCCAG agctactccaacgaTGAGCATTCACCAGAGTCCAGGGACATGCTGCACTCCTCCCCAGGCCCCTCAAATCGCCACAGTGTCGGCTTGGTGCCCGCTGTCTACAACGGCTCCCTACCTCCTA ATTCAGCCCACCGTGGACTTTCTCCTTGCCCTGCTGTGACGGCTGTGATGAGGAATCCTGTCTATACTGTGCGCAGTCACCGAGTTCATGCTAGCAACTGTCCATCTGTAGCATCTCAGATATGCCATCAGCACACCCACACCAG cCCCCAGCATCAGGGTCGCTTGAGCCTGGACCTGAGCCAGCAGAAGCGCTCGAGTGATTATTCTGAAACCTCCTCAGCACGCAGCAGCAGAGCGTCACACGGTACAAACTCTCTGCCGTCCAGCGCACGGCTCG GTTCTTCCAGTAATGTCCAGTACCGCACCGAGAGGATCAAAATCCCTTCAACTCCCCGTTACCCCCGTTCCATGCTGGGCTCAGACAGAG GCTCTCTGTCACACTCCGAGTGTAGCAGTCCCAGCCTCATCACCCCTCCGCAATCGCCACTCAACCTGGAGACTTCCTCGTTTGCCAGCAGCCAATCACAAGGCTCCATTTCCACATTACCACGCATCTCAGTCAGCCCTGTGCCAATAGGGGAGCGCAGAAAAGAcag ATCTCTTTATCGTAATCGCTCTTTTCTAAGGATTCCTCTGGCTGCAAGGCCGAGGTTCTCCTCTCTCAGGAGCCTCAG GCCATACTTGGAGGAACCACGGAACGTTATCGTGCACAAAGGTGCAGAGCCTCTGGGCATCTCTATTGTCAGCGGGGAGAACGGAGGAATCTTTGTCTCAAAGGTTACCGGAGGCAGCATCGCCCACCAGGCAGGGCTGGAGTATGGAGACCAATTACTGGAG TACAACGGTATTAACTTGCGGAACGCTACAGAGCAGCAAGCTCGTCTCATCATCGGACAGCAGTGTGACACCATCACCATCATGGCCCAGTACAACCCACACATGTACCAGCTGGGCAACCACTCTCGCTCCAG ctccCGTCTTGATCCCGCCAGCACTCAGTCAACTCCACAGGGAAGTGGGACTGCGACTCCGGACAGTCACTCTGCTATTGATACGCTCAGCGAGCAGGACGAGGGCACACTCACTCCCTCATCCAAGCAGACCACTCCTACCACCAGCCCTAACAGCTTTGTTAG AGTGCCATTTGAGAGCAACAGGAAGGTTGGTGAGCCCCGACTTGTGACGGTCCACAGGCCTGGGGTAGAGGTGGGAGTCACTCTCTGTGGGGGGAACCTGCGGGGCGTCTACATTGAGAGTTTGGATGAGGACAGTCCTGCAAGAGGCCCTAATGGGCTTCTTCCTGGGGATCTCATCCTGGAG TATAACTTGGTGAACATGAAGAATAAGACAGCTGAAGAGGTGTACGTTGAGATGCTGAAACCAGCCGAGACGGTTACATTAAAGGTGCAGCATCGGCCCGATGATTTCAACACGATCAAAGACTCACCAGGAGACGGCTTTTATATTAG AGCACTTTACGACAGGGTGGGGGAGGCTGAAGGAGACCTCAGTTTTAAGAAGGATGACATCCTTTATGTGGATGAGTCGTTACCAAAGGGCAGCTTTGGGACCTGGATGGCCTGGCAGCTAGATGAGAACGCACAGCAGATCCAGAGAGGACAGATCCCCAGCAAATACAT GATGGACCAAGAGTTTTATCGCAGACACAGTGTGACAGAAATGAAGGAAGATTCCAGCAAGACCCTCTCTGCAGCCGCCCGCCGATCCTTtttcagaagaaaacagaaacacaaacgcAGCAGCTCCAAAGACAGTAAAGAGATGGTGGCTCTGGACACAATCAGCACTGATTCCATCCCCTTCCTGGATG actGTGTCAGCCTGGCATACCAGCGGGTCCAGAAGGTGGATTGCACCTCTCTCCGACCGGTACTCGTACTGGGGCCTCTCAGTGACCCAGTGAAGGAGATGCTGGTTAAAGAATCTCCTGGGAAGTTCTGCAGATGCCTGCTGG AGGTGATGAAGGCCTCCCAGCAAGCCATCGAGCGTGGCGTCAAAGATTGCCTCTTTATCGATTACAAGCGCAGGAGTGGACATTTCGATGTCACCACCGTTGCTTCTATAAAGGAAATAACAGATAAG GGCTGTCATTGTTTGCTTGACATCGCCCCGCACGCCATCGAAAGGCTCCACAGTGTTCACATCTATCCTATTGTTGTCTTCATCCGCTACAAAAACGCCAAGCAGATTAA GGAACAGAAGGATCCCATTTTTCTGCGAGATAAGATATCTCAAAAACATTCCAAGGAGCAATTTGAAAGCGCACAGAAGATAGAGCAGGAATACAGCAAATTCTTCACAG GTATTGTCCAAGGCGGCAACCTCCCGTACATTTGCACTCAGATCACCACTATAGTTGATCAAGAACAAAGTAAAGTCCTGTGGACTCCACTTGGCTCCCCCTAG